The Streptomyces tubercidicus DNA segment CCTTCGTGTGCGAGGCGGTGCGCTCCGGCATCAACACCGTGCCGCTGGGACAGGCGGAGGCCGCACGAAGCCTCGGTATGACCTTCGCCCAGACGCTGGGCCAGATCGTGCTCCCGCAGGCCACGCGCACCGTACTGCCCCCGCTGAGCAGCATCTTCATCGCGCTGACGAAGAACTCCGCGATCGCCGGAGCGTTCGGCTTCGGCGAGCTGTTCAACGTCTCCAAGCTGCTCAACGACAAGGGCTACGCGATCGCCTGGATCTTCCTGTGGACCGCGCTCGCCTACCTCATCATCACCTTCGCCATCAGCGGCCTCTTCCGGCTGCTGGAGCGCCGTATGGGGGTCGCCCGATGAACGGACGCCACCAGGGGATCAGCACGACGTGGGTGCCACGCGCAGGCGGGGCGGAACGAAGCGAGGTAAGGGCATGAGCGGCGCCAGCGTTCTCTATGACGTACCGGGACCGAAGGCGAAGACACGCAACCGCGTCTACTCCGTGGCCGGCGCCCTCGCGGTGCTGGGGCTGATCGTCTTCGTCGTGATGCGGCTGAACACCCAGGGCCAGCTCGCGCCCGAGGTGTGGAACATCTTCAACAACGCCGGTGTGCGGACCAATATCCGCGACGGTCTGCTGACCACGCTTCAGGTCTTCGCGGTGGCGGCGGTGCTGTCGCTGGTGCTGGGCGTGCTGCTCGCGGTGGCGCGGCTCTCGGACCACAAGCCGGTCCGCTGGGTGGCGACCGGGTTCATCGAGCTCTTCCGGGCCGTTCCGCTGCTGATCACCATCTACGCGCTGTGGGTGATCCTCCTCAGCAACCGGGAGAGCCTCGGCCTGGCGGGCGACCAGCCGCAGTTCTGGGCACTGGTCGTCGGACTGACGGTCTACAACGGCTCGGTGCAGGCCGAGGTGCTGCGGGCCGGTATCAACTCCGTGCCCACGGGGCAGCGCGAGGCCGCGTACGCCCTGGGCATGAGCAAGACGCAGGTCATGACGACGGTGCTGATCCCGCAGGCCGTGCGGGCGATGCTGCCGACGATCATCAGTCAGCTCGTGGTGACCCTGAAGGACACCTCCCTCGGCTACATCATCACCTTCGAGGAACTGCTCTTCACCGCCCGCCAGATGAGCACCAACATCATCGTCAACGGCAATGACACCTATGTGCCGTTCATCATCGTGACCGGCAGCATCTATGTCGCGATGTGTCTGGCGCTGTCCGCCCTCGCCAACTGGATCGAGCGGCGCGGCCGGCGGGCCAAGACGGGCATCGGGATCGCCACGGCCGGTGAGCCAGTGTCGGCCACCGACGCGATGGAGGTCTCCGACGCGGTGCCCGACGGGCCGGTCGGCACCAAGGACTGAGGCACAGCGGGCCGTCCGCGGCCGATATCGATCCGTCCGGAGGCGGTGGCATACCCGCCACCGCCTCCGTCACTTGACGCGAGCGGTCGCAGTGGGTTGCATACGCTGTGTGATCACGCACCGGGCTCCAACTGCCAGTTCCCGCATGTCCCGTACGTACCAGCGGCCCCGGG contains these protein-coding regions:
- a CDS encoding amino acid ABC transporter permease, producing the protein MSGASVLYDVPGPKAKTRNRVYSVAGALAVLGLIVFVVMRLNTQGQLAPEVWNIFNNAGVRTNIRDGLLTTLQVFAVAAVLSLVLGVLLAVARLSDHKPVRWVATGFIELFRAVPLLITIYALWVILLSNRESLGLAGDQPQFWALVVGLTVYNGSVQAEVLRAGINSVPTGQREAAYALGMSKTQVMTTVLIPQAVRAMLPTIISQLVVTLKDTSLGYIITFEELLFTARQMSTNIIVNGNDTYVPFIIVTGSIYVAMCLALSALANWIERRGRRAKTGIGIATAGEPVSATDAMEVSDAVPDGPVGTKD
- a CDS encoding amino acid ABC transporter permease, whose protein sequence is MNVLLDYLPEFRDGFLGTLAITASSALLALVLGVLIAGFRVSPIPPLRAFGTAWVTVLRNTPLTLLFLVAFFVVPQVLFQGASPYVLATLALGFYTSSFVCEAVRSGINTVPLGQAEAARSLGMTFAQTLGQIVLPQATRTVLPPLSSIFIALTKNSAIAGAFGFGELFNVSKLLNDKGYAIAWIFLWTALAYLIITFAISGLFRLLERRMGVAR